The Halobacillus ihumii genomic sequence CATGAATTGTAAAGATTCTTCAACGGGATCCTCGATATCAACTACAGACATATCTGTACGAGGAACCATGATTTCTTTTGCCGTTCGATTGTCAAATTCAAAAATGCGGTCGACATATTCAAATTCTGATTGATTGATTTCACCTTGCTGATAGCTTTCCGACAGAATATGACGCAGTTCTTCTTCAGAATGAACTTCTTCGGATTCTTTAGCGGCGTGAAAGCCGAATAAACGTACCAGCGCATTTGCTGAACCATTTAATAGCCAGATTAGTGGATACATGATTCTACTGTAGAGAATTAATGGTCCCGAAAGCATTAATGTAATCTGTTCGGCCCTTTGTATGGCAATTGTTTTAGGTGCCAGTTCTCCCAGTACAACATGTAAATAGGTAATGACAAAGAATGCAATTATAAAACTAATGGTATGGCTAACTGTAGAAGGTAAATCGAATCCAGCTAGTAAGGGATGAAGGAGTGCCTCCAAAGTCGGTTCACCTAACCACCCTAATCCCAGAGCGGTTATCGTAATCCCCAGCTGGTTAGCAGACAAGTAGTAGTCTAAATTGCCTGTTACCCGAAGAGCATTCAGGGCTTTTTTATTTCCTTCGGCTGCCCTTGACTCTAATCGTGTTCTTCTTACCTTTACAATCGCAAATTCGCTTGCAACGAAAAACGCTGTTAGAAAAATTAACACCGCTACCGCTGCAAGCCTAATCGACGTTTCCATAACATATCCCCTTTGTATCATTGTTGGTGATGATAGCGTCACCATTTCTTATTTTACAGTAAATGACGTTACTTTTCTATTTTTGTGATTAGTTTCAAAATAATTCAGTATCGATAATAGAGGAGTCGTGAAAAAGGATGGTATAAAAAAACACCCAGGGAATGGGTGCATCCTTCGGTCAATCATTTATTCCTCTTCTCCCTCTTCGTTAAACCAAAGTGGGGAGTCGTTCTCAACTTCTCCATTATAGTTAATAAAGATTTCTTCCCCTGCTTTAATATCCTTATAAGCATAGAAATCGAACGAGTCGTTGTCAAAGTTAACCCTGTAATCTGCATTAGGCTGATACGAATGATTGAACATCATACCATACCCTAAAAGAAAGGCAGTGTGGTTACTGCCATACTCAAATGCATAATCGGCAAGGTACGTTTTCTCAATATGCTTATGTTCCTCATTTGGATAAGGAAGCACTGGTGCTTCGTGAATGAGTTCATTTTTTGCAATATCGCGAGTGGCGAATACGCCTTTATCAGATTCGTCATCAGTAATTGTGGAAGTTCTAACTTCTATCAATATTTCACCTTCGTCCTCTTGTCATTGTATCTTTCGTTCTTTAGTTTGACAGGTTATAGGGAAGAAATCAATTGTCGCAATATTCGATTTTAGGTATTGTACTCCTTAATTTGTACTTAGAGTTCATTATGAAATTTCACAAACACAATAGACTGATTGGGGAGGAAAAATGGAGGTGACTCTTGAATTTAGTTTAGAACAACGTTTTAGCGAAGTAGATTTTCGCAGCGGTTTATATGAACCAATTATAGTTTTTACCTAGTTCGGGTTTTTATTTTATATAAACATTTTTGTCCCAACCCCATTATCGTATTTTCAAATGGCTTGAAAGGGAGCGAATTTATGCGGCAGATTATTGCGTTAGGCGGCGGGGGTTTTTCGATGGAACCAGAAACCCCTTTGCTAGATACATATATATTAAAACAGGCCAATAAAACGATTCCTAAGATATGTTTTATTCCTACCGCTAGTGGAGATTCAGATCATTACATAAAAAGGTTTTATAACTTTTTTAAAAATCAATCGTGTGAACCTTCTCATCTTTCTTTATATAATCCCCCTACTAGAGACTTAGAAACTTTTATTCTAGAGAAGGATATTATTTATGTTGGAGGAGGAAACACGAAAAATCTATTGGCTCTATGGAAAGAATGGAAGCTGGATAACATGTTGAGACAAGCATGGGAACAGGGGATTGTCTTAGCCGGTATTAGTGCTGGATCTATTTGTTGGTTCGAGCAAGGAATAACAGACTCATACGGTACTGGTCTTGAACCGATTACATGTTTAGGGTTACTAAAAGGTAGTAACTGTCCTCATTACGATGGAGAACCGGAACGAAGAACGATGTATCAAAAATTTATTAAAGAGAAAAAGTTGTATGGTGGTATTGCGGGAGATGATGGAGTTGCTCTTCATTATATTGATCAAGAATTAAATAAAATTGTTAGTTCAAGAAAAAATGCTAAAGCTTATAGAGTTAATTCTGATAGTGAGAAGGTACTGCCAACACATTTTCTTGGTTCTAATTAGTCTAAACTCGCAAATTAACGGTTCTCCTTTTTTTGCTGGAGGGGGAGAAGAAGATTTGAAGAAGGGAAAAATAGTATTCTTTGTAGCCGAAATCTGTATGTTCTGTGGAATTCTTTTTGTATTTAATTATTTGTCTTTTGGAAACTACCATGCTCCTTTTGGTGTTAATTTTGAAGAAATGGACAATAGAATTATGATTGAGAAATATGATTGGAAAGGCAGTGTGTCCAGTCAATATATTCTAAGAGAATCGCGCCTGGATATTCCTAACGAAAAATTAGTCGAAATTGAGGTACTGGAATATGAATTTAAGGAAACCTTTGCTACAGTGGTGACTTTAATTTTGGCTT encodes the following:
- a CDS encoding hemolysin family protein → METSIRLAAVAVLIFLTAFFVASEFAIVKVRRTRLESRAAEGNKKALNALRVTGNLDYYLSANQLGITITALGLGWLGEPTLEALLHPLLAGFDLPSTVSHTISFIIAFFVITYLHVVLGELAPKTIAIQRAEQITLMLSGPLILYSRIMYPLIWLLNGSANALVRLFGFHAAKESEEVHSEEELRHILSESYQQGEINQSEFEYVDRIFEFDNRTAKEIMVPRTDMSVVDIEDPVEESLQFMDKERFTRYPVYRDDKDHIIGILHLKELFYKDWSQVESLEPYIRPVSKVFENIPIHDLLIRMQKERTHLVVLTDEYGGTSGMVTSEDIIEEIVGDIRDEFDQDEEREITPLEDGSYILDGKASIQSVNEYFDLELKNGSVDTISGWILNQNIDAKEGTTVSQELYHFKVAKMIDDQIKKVKVWSANESQ
- a CDS encoding SET domain-containing protein, yielding MIEVRTSTITDDESDKGVFATRDIAKNELIHEAPVLPYPNEEHKHIEKTYLADYAFEYGSNHTAFLLGYGMMFNHSYQPNADYRVNFDNDSFDFYAYKDIKAGEEIFINYNGEVENDSPLWFNEEGEEE
- a CDS encoding peptidase E — protein: MRQIIALGGGGFSMEPETPLLDTYILKQANKTIPKICFIPTASGDSDHYIKRFYNFFKNQSCEPSHLSLYNPPTRDLETFILEKDIIYVGGGNTKNLLALWKEWKLDNMLRQAWEQGIVLAGISAGSICWFEQGITDSYGTGLEPITCLGLLKGSNCPHYDGEPERRTMYQKFIKEKKLYGGIAGDDGVALHYIDQELNKIVSSRKNAKAYRVNSDSEKVLPTHFLGSN